Within Sorghum bicolor cultivar BTx623 chromosome 2, Sorghum_bicolor_NCBIv3, whole genome shotgun sequence, the genomic segment ataaaataaaaaggaaacatCTAGACATATGGAGCACTGATATCGCCCAAAGATAATTGCAATTCTGGAATCAACTCAAATCTGGTGAATTCAAGGGACTACAAATTATATATAGTGTTGCTAAAAGACCAAAACAATTGATTTTTCTTCTCCAATTTCATGTTTCCCAGAGACAATCACATACATGATACACTGCAAAATTACATTGTCACACCATTTATTCAACAAAACCTTATAAATCGGCCACATCATCCAACAGCAGATTGAAGTTGAAGGTTGCAACAAAGTTTGACTCTGATCCTAAAATTGCAGAGGGCAATCCGAAGCGGTCGACAGACTCACAAATCAGCTCTTGACGACCCTCCAGCGGCTCAGGGCCCTGGCGACGGGCGGCGTGAGCGCGATGGTGATGGGGACCCTCACGGGGAACAGTGCCTTGTTGCAGAGAAGCGCGAGCCCGAGCGCGCCGCCGCTCGACGCCACGAGCTCCATCGTCCTGTTGCGGGGCTGCCGCTCCCGCTCCGTCTCTTCTTGCAGGACCTCGCTGGGTCTGGGCGGCAGGGGGCCGTCGCTGGAGGCAGGGGCGGGTGAGGCCTCGCCGTCAACGGTGACGCCAGGGGACATGCCGAACCTCCGGAAGACGGCTTCGACGTCGACGTTGTTGTTGATGGCGACGTAGAGGCCAGCGATGGAGGCGCACGAGACGGATAGGTGGACGCCCACGGCCACCTTGCCGTACTTCCTCATGAGCTCCTTGATCCTGCCGGAGaacgccatggccgccggcgaGGCTGGAGGTTTATGATTCGGGGGCGGCGCTGTGACGGCTAGGGTTTTGGTCTTTTGCGGCGGGTCGGTTGCGGGCTCACGGCTGAAGCGAAGGCGCAGGATGGATCTCGGCTTGCCGCTAGCGGGCCGCGTTCCTTTTCTCGCCTTTCCTTGCTTGGAAAATCAGGCAACCGATTCACGATCAAATCCGATCGGATACAGTGGATACTAGTATCATACATTATTGTCCATATCCCCTATTTTTTAATCGGATATTAGATACAATCAGATATTAATTTTTTAGATTTAGATAAGAACTATTCAAATTATGTTTTGACCGTTTTTAGACGGACGGATATTAGAAAATAGTTGTCCCATTTTCATCCCCTCTAGAGCAATCGATACATAATTATGAGACTGTTTGCTTGAGTTTATATGTGGAATCTACCAGTTATTTAATaatgtttttcttttataataaatcaacaAACAATACTTTTATTTATGACTTATGCTTATGTATAGTACTAGTAGTATTTTTGCAATCAAATTTGTGTATTATTAGGACATGGTTAAAATTTGCCCCCGCGTCCGATTTCAATTGTCTCACATCAGGACTGAGGTCGTAATCCAAATAGACCATAAAATACTACCGTATAGTATGTGGCCTCTAGCAAGATCAATGGAAAGTACAATTCACCAATCCCATACAGGAATCCAAAAGGATGATGATGTAGAGACTTCCATTTGAACGTTATATTCTTTTCCATCTCTAGCCACGGAAGACATGAGAGGAACACTTCAACATCGAAAAAGATTTACGCTAAATAAAGTTTTGGAAAATTTTAGAAAGTACGTTGCTTTTGTTATTTCTTGCCAGCGATACAGATCATCCACGAAAAATCCAAACAAAAGTTCAGCGATTTATTCTATAGCAATATTTTCTAGTGATGTTTATCTCTCATAATATTTCAGTATCAGCAACAACTTAAGCCAAATTTTGGCAAAACGAACAGAAAAGCTAAAAATTTGTACTGCTCCTTTTTtatttcgcaaaaattttcaagattcctcctcacatcgaatctttggtcgcatgcatagagcattaaatataaataaaaataaaaactaattgcacagtttatctgtaatttgtgagataaatcttttgagtctagttactccgtaattgaacaatgtttgtcaaataaaaacgaaagtgctacagtagccaaaaaccaaaatttttgcaaattaaataaGGCCATAGTGAGTCGGGGTGGGCATTCGGTTCTCGGTTCGGTTTCGGTTCGGTTACCTTGGTTATTTATGAAATTCGGCTCCTAGAATATAAGAACCGAtcggttccaaaaaaatttaggaacCGAGCATTTCGGTTCTCGGTTATTTCTGTTCGGTTCCGGTTCTTACCGAACTAACCGAATTTTTCTAGCAAAGGTTAATACAACAAAAAAATATGTAGGCTTTAAAGCAAATATAGGCAACATCACTTCTAATTTAGATAATAATAATTGGTAAGATTACAATAGCAATATAGTAAcataaatacatagtaatttAGTATGAGACGTCACACAAAAATCAAACTTTGTCTTATAAAATACTAGTAAGTAAAGTAAAATTCATGAATTTCGGTTCTTTCGGTTAATTCGGTTAACCGAGGGTAGGAACCGAATTATTCTCGGTTATTTCGGTTTCTCAAAACTTATTTTTCGGTTCCGGTTCTTTCGGTTCCGTGAATAGTGAGCACTGAGCAGTGACCAAGCTGCCAAGCCCACATGGAAAGAGATTAGAAGGAAGAAATAGAAAAAAGAGGAGCACTAGGAAAACTTATCCATCCACCCCACAGCCTTCGTGGGCCACCGTCCGGCTCCCCGGTATACGGCCGCCACCTCCACCTGTCCTTCCGCCCGTCCCCGTCGGCCATCGTCCACGGACCCTCTCGGTCTCTCCTCTGTCCTCTTCAGTCTCCACGCCGTTCCAGAAGTCGCCAACCTTTcctcgccgccgcgccgccgcagccgcatcCAAGGTTAGCGCAATCGAAACCGCCCGACGGACCACCATGGCCTTTGCCAGCTCGCTGCTCCCCGTGCCGGCCTCCCGCGTCTGCGCGAGCCCCGCGCCGGAGCTCGCCGCCTTCTCGACGGCCAAGAAGAGCGTCTCGCTCGCCGCTGCGAGCCGGCGCCGAGGACCCCGTCACGGAGGTAATCCCTGTTCGTCTTGCTCTTGCCCCAGTACTCTTAGCTTAAGCTCGGCACTTTCTTTCCGCAGCCGGTCCCGCTCGCCCGGTGCGCGTGCGCGTGACCTGCTTTAGTGTAGGATCTCTCTAGGCCTCGCCGCTCTTGATCGCCAGTTTACTATGAAATGCCAGAACGTAGGACCATCTTGGGATCGGTCATCAGAGTTCATTTGTCAGATTGGAAGTGGTGAAAGTTCAGAATAGTAGAACAGGCCCTCTCTTGCTTCGGGTCATGTTGCACTGTGAAACTGAAAGGCGTGAGTTTTTTTAATTTAACAAAACTACAACTATTCGTGTCCAACTATCAAGGAACTGACTTTCTGAGATCACCTTCACAATCCTGAAACTATTTGTGCCCTTAGATTCACACAAACCCAAGTCGACATGCATGTGGGTCCACACTTAACATGTGTGGCTGATACCTAATATATGGGTCCACACAAAATGTCATAGGTCTGTGAACGTGATGGCACAAAGCAATTGTAGTTCTTTGAAATTGGTTACAGAAATTGTAGCTCCCAGCAGGACCGAGCTGGCAAAATTTGAGGCCCTGTACCAAACTATATGATGAGCCTTTAAATATCGCCTGACTCATGTCATATCTGCCAGTGTTCAGTACTAAATACATCATGGACGTTAACGTTATGAGCTTgaattgatcctttaggtagaCGTAGCTGGTAGTCAGTGGTACTAGTTTGCATGCTCCTGGTAACAAACTACAGTAGTGATGACAGTTAGCTGATACCATTCATAGGACTTGAGGCCCCTAAAAATCATGGACCCTGTTCCTGCGCACTGCTCGCACGCCCCTCGGCTCGGCCCTGCTCCCAGATAGCTAAGCATATAGTTTTAGTTCTGTGAAATTAACTGTCTTTTAACTGTTCTCGTTTTGTCCAAGTTCATCTGAGCACCGATTTCATTAGCTAGTTGTAGGATCATGGTCCTCTAGTCCCTGCAGCTGATGAATAGAGAGTTTTGATTGTCATTTTTGCTTTTCTGCTTCATCGTGCTCGATTCTTCAGTAAACCGACCAAATTCGATAACAGAAATTCCATAAGTCGATTTGGTTGTTGCACAAAGTGCTGCTGAGTTGCATTTGATTCTTCAGTAAACCCGACCTAATTTGAGAACAGGAATTCCATAAGCCGATTTGGTTGTTGCATGAATAAGTGCTGCTGAGTTGCATTCGAGGAGACCATTGTACTAGTGGCTAAAAAAGGGCAGCAGTATTGTATGAAAGTTTTACCACAATGATTTCCTTTCCTATTTCAAGATCAGTATGGCTTGAACTGAGTTTAAGAACTGAAAAGTGAGTCTATTTCATTTATGTTTTAGCTTCTAACATTCCTTTATAATGATATTTTTCTTGGGAATGTGAATCATTCATCAAGCCAAAGATACCACTGCTTAGTTTTTTTTCTGTTTGGATAATCAGTCAGGGCGGAAGTGAATGAATCTGGAAGTGCTTTGGCTGTTGATGCCCTCTCGCAAGTTAAACATGTTCTgcttccagtccttgatcgcaACCCTTACCTTTCTGAGGGCACAAGACAGGTCCATCTTTATCTTCAAAATACTTAAAGTGGTGAATTGTGTTCTAGATAATTTGTAAGGAATTTGTAGAGAATATGTACGAGATACATAATTGCAACTTCTTAATGTAGATAGACACTGCTGCAAGATACTTCCTATTGTTTCTTATAATCTTATCTGCATCCTTTAATTTGGAACATCAGACAAGTTTGACTTAGCCATTTCTGTTTAGACTGGCAGTCTTAGTAAGGAAGATATGTTGGCTGCTCGAACCTTTTTCCTTTAGGGAGGATCTTGTATGTTGATTATGTTCTATATCCACAACTTACTCTTCCGTCACTGGCAAATAGTTGCTTTTCCCATAACAGTTTGTATGGCACAACAGGCTGCAGCAACAACTGCTTCTCTAGCAAAGAAGTATGGAGCAGACATTACTGTAGTTGGTAAGTTCTCAATCTGAAATGTTGCCTTATGTGCTTCAGGTATTTCACATTTATTCTTCCTTAGAGATTAGAACTATTGTATGGTAGTATTCTAATTTCTGAATATGTTAATTGCAGTTATTGACGATAAACCAAAGGAGTCTGTCCCAGATCATGATACTCAAATGTCAAGCA encodes:
- the LOC8054980 gene encoding uncharacterized protein LOC8054980; translation: MAFSGRIKELMRKYGKVAVGVHLSVSCASIAGLYVAINNNVDVEAVFRRFGMSPGVTVDGEASPAPASSDGPLPPRPSEVLQEETERERQPRNRTMELVASSGGALGLALLCNKALFPVRVPITIALTPPVARALSRWRVVKS
- the LOC8054981 gene encoding uncharacterized protein LOC8054981 is translated as MAFASSLLPVPASRVCASPAPELAAFSTAKKSVSLAAASRRRGPRHGVRAEVNESGSALAVDALSQVKHVLLPVLDRNPYLSEGTRQAAATTASLAKKYGADITVVVIDDKPKESVPDHDTQMSSIRWHLSEGGFSEFKLMERLGEGQKPTAIIGEVADEWNLDLVVLSMEAIHSKHVDGNLLAEFIPCPVLLLPL